The Candidatus Woesearchaeota archaeon sequence AAGAAACGTCATAAAGGGCTCAGTTTTTACCAATCTCCAGAAACAGTCAAAGGACATTGTTCTCAGGAAAATAGCCAAAACAGACTTCGCCCCTTTTGCAGAAGAGGTAGTCACAGGCAGGCTGCAGAAAGAGATCAAGGAAAAGCTTAATAAGATATATCCCTTAAGGATGGTCGAAGTCAAATCCTTTTCCCATAACCGGTTCCTTAAGGCAGTGGACTTAAGGAAGATAAAGGAAAATATCGCAAAGGAAAACAGAAACATGCCCAGGGAAATAAAGAAGGAAAAAGAAGAGGACAAAGAAGAAAAGAAAGAAGAGACAAAGAAAAAAGAATAATTTATAAAAGCTGGTTCTAAACACTTTATGCCACAGCCCCGTAGTGTAGCGGTCAAATGGAGCCTAGGATAAGGTTTCAGGCGAATCATTCAACCCTCTGGAGGTTGGGACCCAGGTTCGAATCCTGGCGGGGCTATTCTTTCGAACAAAGCGAGAAAGCTTATTTCGGAGGTATCGGAACCGAAGGTTCTGATGTGGGAATCCTGGCGGGGCTATATTCCTGTAAATCCCAGAGCTTAACTAAAGGGAAGAAAGAAACTGTTTTATTCCTCTGTAAATTATGAGAACAAAAATCAGCTATACCTGATATCAGACTGGTTCCTCAGCTGATTAGCTATATCATTAAGCATATTGTCTATAATCATGCTTTCCATGAAATCCTTAAGGTTTGGCTCAACATCCTCATACCTTACAGACTGGTTCTCAACAAGGTTTGCCTTGTTCTCCTCGAAGAAATCCATGGCCTGCTCGTCCGGGACAGAGATATTTACCAATGACCTGGCCAGGGTTTCAAGGGTAAGCTGCTGCCTGTACTGGCTGACTAAACTATTAAAATTCTCAGCACTCAGCTGCTGCTGGACATCTGAAAGCGAAGTTCCCTGCTTTCTCAGGTCATAATCGAGTTTTGTGCCTACAGCAGCATCGGGGACTGTTATATTAAGCCTATCCGCATACTGCAGTAAAAGTGTCGTTGAAATAAGCTGCTGCAGCACCTCTTCATCTGTTTTTGGCTGGCCACCCCTCTGCTGTATTGCAGATTTTACGCTATCAACCTGGTTTTGGTATATCTCCTGGCCGTTTACTACAGCTAAAACATTATCCTGAAGCTCATTTCCCTCATCGCTGATTTCCTGCTGCTCCTGCTGCTGGTCGTTTCCCTGAAATGAGTAAATGACAATCCCTATGATAAACACAGCAATTACAGCCACAGCAACCCACGAAAAAGAAATTTCATCATCATCCTTTTTTTCTTTAGCCCCTTCTTCATGCCCGGCATGCTTATCCTTTTCAGAATGCTTTTCTTGCTCTTTTTCTTCAGCCAGAATATCACCTTCTTCTTCGTAAGAAGAGTTTGTTTTTATAGTTTTCTATTTGTAAATATCTCAGCCCATCAATAGCTTTAAATACAGAATCAGCATATTGCGCAGCATGGACATAAAAAAAATAGAAAAAGGATTCCTGGTTCCGAGCGCATTGTTTACAGTGCCGAAATCCCGGCTTAGGCTTTACAGGCCTGTTGGCGGCAGGCCGGAAGTAGGCGACATAGTCTACGCCAGCATAACAAGGATAGGCCAGCACACTACACTGGAAAACAAGTTCGGCAGGCTCAGGAAGATGCACAACGGCACTAAGGCAATCTTCGTGTTTGGAAACAGGTACGCGCCTGATTTCTACGAAGGCCTTGTTCCTGATAAGGCTGTCGAAGAGGCAGACATCCTCGTGGGCTCCGGAGTGATTGGCATTGTCAAAAGCAAGAGCTCATTGGTTATCGACCCCACAAAAGTGAAGATTCTGGGCTATGTCTGCGATGAGAAAGGAAACAAGATAAACAGCAGGGATTACTCGTTGATCTCCCCAAGAAAATCAGAGAAGAATTTCCCCCGCTCAAAGCTCATACTTGTGTGCGGCACAGCGATGAATTCTGGAAAAAGCACTGTGGCAGCTGCCTGCTGTTTTGCATTATCCTCCTTCGGCTTTAAGGTAAGGGCTAGCAAAGTTACAGGCACAGCTTCCCTCAGGGATATCCTTTATATGAACGATGCCGGCGCTTATCCAATAAATGACTTCTCTTATTTCGGCCATCCCTCTACCTATAAGCTGGAAAAAGGGGAGCTGCTCAGGATTTTCAATTCCATCGATCTAAAATATGCGAACAATCCCAGGAATTACTGGGTTGTGGAGATAGCTGACGGCATCAACCAGCGCGAGACAGCTATGCTGCTTGGCTCTGATGATGTAAAGTCAAGGATAAGCAGGCTGATATTCTGCGCATACGATGCTCTCGGCGCAATCGGCGGGTTAAGGGTGCTGAAAGAAAAATTCGGCCTGGGGCCGGACATAATATCCGGGGTGTGCTCAAGCTCCCCACTGCATGTGAAGGAGATCAGGGAATTCACCTCCATACCGATAGTTAACAGCAATGCTGTGGACATAGCAGGCCTGAACAGGCTGCTTACAGGAAATGAAAAGAAAAAATAAAAAAAGGGGAATAAGGCTGCTCATGCTCGTCCCTCTGGCAGTAGCAGCAGCATGGCTGCTTATTCTGCTCATCCCGGCAGAAGGCGATGCACTTTTATCCCCTGCCAGCCCGTCTCTGGCAAAGGGCATAGTCGTTTTTATGGCTGTCTGGGGTGCAGTTGTAATAATATACTTCACCAGGATGAAGTGATCATTTCTTGCTGTCTTCCAGCCTCTCTAAAATTTCCTCGAGCTTCCACACCATTATTATGCTCAGGAATTCCTGGAACGTAAATTTTTGGGCTTTGTCCTTTTTCTTATACTGCTTATACTTATTATACGCATCCTCTATATAATCAAGGAAATCCTTGTCTATCATTTTCTCCCTCCGCCGCTTTTTTAGCAATGCGCATGCATCAATTATTTCTTAAGGCTGTCAATCTTTGACTCAATCTTATCCAGCCTTGCAGCTATCAGGCTCAGCTGCGGGTTTCTCACCGCGTGCACCTTCTGTTCTTCCCTGAAAAAGCCAAGTTTGTCCTCAATGTAGCCCGCAAAAACCAGAAACATGAACAGCAATATGAATAGGGGAATAAGCCATTTTTCAAGGACAATATCAATTCCGTATTTCTCAAGGTTGGACAAGGCAATGAATAATATCAGCGCCATGTTTACAAGAGACGCATAGCTTAATGCCCTGGAAAGGTATACTTTTGCATGTATTAATTTGCTTCTTAGTGCAGAAAACATTTCGCTCACCGGAATGTATCCTGCTTCTTATGTATAAAAGCTTTTCCCATGACACAGGATAATTTTAACTACTTGAGAATAGAAAAATTTATATATCAAGTGTTTATACAGTTATGCATGAAAGGAAAAATAGATTTTTTTGCTATAATGCTTTTGATGATGGTTTTCTTTATAGGGCTTATTTCCTATATCTTTAACCTTTCAGGATGGAAGTTCTACCTTGAGCTGGTTATATGGCTTGGGTTATTGTTCTTTTCCATAATAGCGCTTACCTTAATCTACACCAGGATAAATATGGGATATATGATTGCTTCCATCGTCTCGGCTGTAGTCCTGCTTAATTTAGTCTTGTTATATTTCAGGGCAGCCATGAATACTCTGCTTTTCCTGGGCATAATATCATCAACATCTGCTTTTGTGATAAGCGTCGTCAATATCGGCGGGATGGCAAAAAAGAGGGAAAAAGTGGTTTTAAAAACCTACACTCCCGGAAAGGTAGTCTCGAGTAAGAGGGCAAAATATTACCACGCCCCCAAATGCGATTGGGCTAAGAGGATTAAGAAATCCAACCAGCAGTGGTATGACTCAGCAGACCAGGCTAAGAAAGACGGGCTTGAGCCGCACGGCTGCCTGGAGTAAGCAGCTGGATTTATATTTCTCCCGTAATGGGAGCAGGCAACAAGGCAGCAGCCTGGCTGTCAAAAGTTTTATAAACAATTCTTTCGGCTTATTTTTAAGAAAATGGCGCAGCAGCTGGTATTCGCATTCGGGCTTACGTTATTTGCAGGCCTGGCAACAGGGATAGGCAGCATGATGGTTTTCTTTACAAAAAAGACAAATAAAAAATTCCTGTCACTGGCGCTTGGCTTTTCAGCGGGGGTGATGGTATATCTTTCGTTTATGGAAATACTGCCTAAGGCAGTCGATTCCCTTTCAGGAAGGTATGGCATCTCAGCGGGCAGCTGGCTTGCAGTGCTTTTCTTTTTTGCCGGAATAACTGTCATGCTGATAATCGACCGCCTTATTCCATCCTACGAAAATCCGCACGAGATATACACAGTAGAGGATATGAAAAAGTGCGATAAAAGCCTGCACAGGATGGGGCTATTTGTGGCTTTGGCTATTGCCATACATAATTTTCCGGAGGGCATAGCCACTTTCACCATCGCCTTAAAAGACATCAGCCTCGGAATACCCATGGCAATAGCAATAGCAATACATAACATACCTGAGGGAATTGCCATAAGCGTGCCCTATTATTGCGGCACAGGCAACAGGAAAAAGGCGTTTTTTTACTCTTTCATGACAGGCCTGACAGAGCCGCTGGGTGCCTTGCTTGCATATATTGTCCTGATGCGCTTCCTGAACGGCCTTGTTTTCGGGATAGTGTTCGCTGCTGTAGCAGGCATCATGATATACGTGTCATTGGATGAGCTGCTTCCCTCAGCCCAGAAATACGGCGAGCACCACTTATCCATATACGGGTTGATAATAGGCATGATGGTGATGGCTTTAAGCCTGCTCCTGTTTATTCAGTAACCGGAATTAGCTTTACTGTGCTTTGGGCAGCCAAACCCTGCCAGAAAACAATTACAAAGATTTCGATTAAATTACGCTATTTTCCCGAACTTGCGTAGATTTCTGATGCTCTGGTAACAAAATACTCCAACATCTGAAACATTTCAGGATTATATGAAAAGCCAGGAATAAGACTTTCTACGCTTTCAGCAATTCTTGAATTTCTTGGAATATTCAGGTTATATAATGCCTTTCCCGATAAATGATGATTTTGCATTCCTGTCAATGAAGATGTCCGCCCAGTATCTGGTAATAATTGCCCCTCAAATATCCCATTGATATATTTTTGAGCTGTTTCTTGGTCGGGAAAACCCATCTTTTGAAGTAGAACATCAATAGAAATTTTCTGCAGAACCATAGCCTCCTTAATAGCACTCCCTATGGCTTGAAAATCTTCATATAATGCTGGCTGATTTGCCATATCACCTAAAAATAAAGTGGCTTTAAAAATTATTTATTTTCTGGAGTTGATAATTCTGTAGAATCCCGCATAATTCCAAAATATTTATATACATGAAGAGCTGTAATCAATAAGGAGGGGATTATATGGAACAAAACATATTTGATTCTATTGAGATGCTGGAGCCCAAATGCCCCAAATGCCTCTCCATCGTCAAATACGGGGAGACAACTGAATTTGATGATAAGAGAAAGAAACATATCTGCAGGGAGTGCGGGTATGTTTTTAAGTGACTATGCTGTTTTTTTGTATACAGGATGCTCAAGGATGTCAGATAATTCCCCGTGTTCATTGACAAACCTGCGAATTTCTTTTACATACTTATCCAGGAGCTCATATGGCTCCTTACTGCCTTCAAGAAGCTCCCTTGCCCTACAGAGCGCTTGATATGAGTTCTGCAAGTCATTTAACTGCGGCACTTGAAATTTATCCCTGGCAGCGTTTTGTAAAGAATTATGGAACTGTAGGTATAAGCCTTGAGATGCACGTGTAATAGTCGCCTGCAATACATAACCGCGTGTCCTCTTGCGGGAAAAATCCATTCCTATATTGAGCTCTAATCTGTCAACTGTTTCAAAGTTATTATTTAATTCCCTTCTATAATGGTTCATCTCCAGATTAGTGGTTGTCCCGTATTGTATGCCTGGCATGCTGTAATATAAAAATTTGAACTATTTAAAGATTTATATTCTCAGTTTATCTTAAAGTCAATCTTGTCATTAGCCATCACGACAAGGCTTGTTGTCAGTCCTTTGGTGTACCTTTCTATCTCCTTTGAGATATTTGCCGGTATGCTCTCTCCCTTTGCATGGGGCAGCCCGAGCAAAACCAGGTCAGCATAATGGGAGTTTTTCCTTATTATGCTTGGTATGCTCATTTTCCTGTCAACTATGACCTTGAATGTTATGTTGTCTATCCGCGAATCGTTTATGAGCTTGTTCAGCTTGCTGTACTGCGTATCATAATCGTTCTTGTTCCTCACTACCTTGAAAAGCCTGATTGTCGCCTCCTTGTCCATCCATGTCCTGGAGTGCGAAATAAGGTATGCAAGCAGCAGCATGAGGTTGCCGTTCTTGGGGTCGTCCCACCACACATCAATGAACTTGAAGTTGGAGAATCCTGAATTGTTCTTCAGTATTATGAGATTCTTGTTGAGCTTTATTACCAGCTGCGCCAACTTCCCCAGGTTAAACCTCTGGTCATAGTCTATCAGCGCCGTATTAGGCGGCAAATTGCCTATGGTTTCCGACTGGAGCATGGTCTCAGCGCTCATGCGGAAATTATCCGATTCGATTACTCTGGGAAATATGTCCTGCTCATTCTCCTTAACATGCTCTTTCATGTCAGCCTCTATATGTGTGCGCTTGTTAACGCCCCTGCTTACCTTGCCCTGTATGAGGTAATAAAACTTGGCCATGCCGGAATGCGCGCCTATCCAGTCCAATATAGAGAATAATGTGTTCCTGTTTGTGTCATTTGCGCAGAAAGCCACCACATTAGGCCTCCAGTTCTTCTTGCTCTTTTCCGTCTTCTCTATCTTGTTTACAACCGACCTCAGCATCTGGAAAAGCACGCCGTCCCATACGCTCTCCAGCTTTATGGAAGCCTTGGTCTTGTATAATATGAAGAATACTATGATCTGGAAAAGTATGCTTATTATCATCACCCATGGGTTGAACAGGTACATGATAGCATAGCATATGGCCATACCGTAAAATGATATTATTCCTGGTGCATTAAAAGCAGGCCTGTAGCTGGGGTTCTTGCTGACTTTCTCGAAAAAAGCAGCCCCGTTCAGCCAGCCGTAAACATTAAGAAAGAATATCGTCACTATCTGCGAGACAAAATCGAGGTCACCTGACAAGACAACTATTAGCGAGATTGACAGGCACACGAGCAGCGCAACTCTTGGCTCGTGGCTTTCCCCTATGTTCTTGCCCAAGAACCTTGTCTTTGACGAGAAGATATTGTCCAGGGCAAGCGCCCTCAGGGTGCGGGGGCCTGCCATGAAATAGCTTAACGCAGAGCTTGATGTAGCAAGCAGAATCCCAAGCAGAACCAGCGAGGGGACTTGGGCTATCTTCTGTATTATAAGCGGGTCTGTAAACAGGGCTGCAGAAGATGCTGCATATCCTATCTTGTATGCCAGGATTAGGTACATGCCGAAGGTAAAGCCTATTGCTATGAAAGTGCCCCTCACCAGGCTTTTTTTAGGGTCCTTCAGCTCCCCGGACATGCCCACACCCGCATCTATGCCTGTGACAGCAGGAAAGAAAAGGGCAAAGGCAACCCAGAAGGGCATATTGCCGGTAAACATGTCAATAGCTCCCGCCGAAGGCGCTGTGCCGACAAATATGGATATAAGGGAAAGCACTATCGCTGCCAGGATGAAATACTGCAGCTTTATCACGAATTTGGCTCCGAACCATGCTATAACCCCGAATATGAAGCAGGCTAAAAAAGCAAGATAAACCTCAGGAAGAGCTGCATTAAAATAGCTTAGCACAGCATTGAAGCCGCGGGCAAATGCAATTGAGTAAAAGCTTGTTGCTACGGTCTGCGCCAGGAACAGCTGAACGCCCAGGCCGCCGCCGAATGCAGAGCCCAGGCTTCTTGATATGAGGTAGTACAGGCCGCCTCCCCTTACCTTGATATTCGTGGCAATTGCAGAGAGCGAAAAGGAAGTGGCTATGCTTACCGAATGGGCAATCACTATTATAAGAAGCATGGGCATAAGCCCTACTCCGCCCACTGCCTTGGGCAGGATAAGGTACATGACCGCTCCGAAGATGGCAAGCACAGAAGGCACTACGACTCCGGAGAAAGTGTTGAACTTATAGCTCTTCTCCTGCTTTTCTTTCTTTTCAGGGATAATCTTCTTCTTTTTCTCCTCTTTCTCTATCTCCCCTGCATCTATGTTTAGCTTGGCCATTTACCACACTCTTTTTTGCTAAATTATTATTATTCCATGAGTATATAAATATTTTGGAGTACCGCGGTATATTGCCTGGAATATGGCAGGGATAAAAGAAATGGGCAGAAATTATCTTGGTTTTATCTTCCATTCAGTATATTCATTCCTATTAAAAAAAACATGCAGGCGTGAATTTTCAGCCTTTCCTAAGCTTTATGAGTCCAGAAACATTTTTAAATCAACATTCTTTTCCGAAAGCCAATGGCAGCAAAGTATGATTTTAAGGAGATAGAGCCTAAAATAATGAAGTTCTGGCTAGATAATTCAATATACAGAAAAGCAAAAGAAAAAAACAAGGGTAAAGAAAAATACTACTTTTTGGACGGGCCGCCATACACTTCAGGCAAGGTGCACATAGGCACAGCCTGGAACAAATCACTGAAAGACTGCTTCATCCGCTATAAAAGGATGAAGGGCCTTGATGTCTGGGATAGAGCTGGATACGACATGCATGGCCTTCCAACTGAAAATGCAACACAAAAGAAACTAGGTCTCAAGACAAAAGAAGATATTTCAAAATTTGGCATATCAAAATTCATTGAAGAATGTAAAAAACTCTGCATTGAAAATATGGAAATGATGAATAAAGACTTTGAAAAGCTAGGGTGTTGGATGGATTTTGAAAACGCATATCAGTCCATAAAAAAAGATTTCATGCAGGGAGAATGGTGGCTTATTAAAAAAGCACATGAGAAAAAAAGACTCTACGAAGGATTAAGGACAATGACCTGGTGTCCGATTACTGAATCAGCTCTTGCAAAACACGAACTCGAATATAAAACAGTAAAGGATAATTCCATATTTGTAAAATTCAAAATTAAAGATAAAGCAAATGAGTTCCTGATAATCTGGACAACAACTCCTTGGACGATTCCATTTAACCTTGCAATAATGGTAAACCCAGAAGTAGACTATGTAAGGGTAAGGGTAGAAGATGAGGTTTGGATCGTTGCCTCAGTTCTTGCAAATGTATTTATTTCTGGAGTTGTGGATAAAAAATTCGAAATTTTAGAAACGATTAAAGGAGACGCATTAGAAGGAACTGAATATGTACACCCATTTTACGAAGAGCTTAAAGATATTTATGATGACATAAAAAGCAGATCAAAAAAAGCCCATACAGTACTTTTGTCAACTGAGTATGTCGATACTTCAGGAGGCTCCGGCCTTGTGCACTGTGCACCGGGCTGCGGTCCAGAAGACTATGAGATAGGCCATAGAAACGGTATTCCTCCATTCAATAATATCTCGCCAAAAGGAGTCTTTCCTATTGAAATGAAAAAGTTTGCAGGGCTTACTGCCAAAAAAGATGATGACAAGTTCATTAAAGCTTTAGAAGACGCAGGAAGCCTAATTGCCTCGACCGAAGTTGAGCATGAATACCCTCATGACTGGCGCTATCATGAACCAGTAATATTTCGGACAACAAAGCAGTGGTTTTTTAAGGTCGAAGACCTAAAAGAAAAGATGGTTAAGGCCAATGAAAGTATTAAATGGGTCCCGGATGCAGCATTCAATGCATTTGATTCTTGGCTGAAAAACCTAAGAGATAATTCCATTTCAAAACAAAGATACTGGGGAACTCCCCTTCCAGTCTGGAGAAATGTGGATGATTCTGATGATTATATGGTTATAGGTTCTGCAAAAGAATTAGAGGAACTATCTGGAAAAAAAGTTGAAGATTTGCACATCTCAACAGTGGATGCAATAGAAATCAAAAAAGATGGAAAAACCTACAAAAGAGTAGAGGATATTTTGGATGTCTGGGTTGATGCTGGAACAGTTTCATGGAACTGCCTGGACTATCCACTACAAGAAGAAAATTTCCACGAATTATTCCCCGCTGATTTTATACTGGAAGGAAAAGACCAGATTAGAGGCTGGTTTAATCTGCTGATGGTTGCATCAATGATAGCGCTTGATAAGCCTTCTTTTAAAAATGTCTACATGCATGGCTTTGTTCAAGACGCGCAGGGCAGAAAGATGAGCAAGAGCCTTGGCAATTATATCCTTCCAGAAGAAGTAATCAGCGAATACGGCGCAGACACTCTTAGAAACTACTGCATCGGTGGAGCAAACCCCGGAGTCGACTTAAACTATAATTTTGAGGACATGAAAACAAGATACAAGAACCTGACAGTGCTTTGGAACGTGCATAACTATCTTTTGGATTTATGCTCTAACTATAATATCAATCCAAAAAATCTTACAAAAGTAAAGGATTTTGCAAGAGAAGAAAGATACATATTTTCAAAATTGAACTCAATGATTAAAGGCGTAACAGATAGCTTTGAAAATTATAGGCTAAATGAAGTGCCTGACAAAATTGAGAAATTATATTTAGAACTTTCAAGAACATACATCCAGCAGATACGGGATAAAGCTTCGGTGGGTTCAAAAGAGGATAAAGAGCTTGTTGCATTCACAATTTACAGGGTTTTGCTTGAAACAATTAAGATGCTTGCAACAATCACTCCATTTGCAGCAGAAAAGATGTATCTTAACTTAAAAAAAGCCTTTGATTTAGAACAGACAAGCATTCATCTTAATGAATTTCCAAAAGTTTCTGAAAGCCTGATTGACCCAGATTTAGAAGAAGAAATGGACACTGCGCAAAATATCATCCAAAGCATCCTTGCAGGAAGAGAAAAAATCCAAAGAGGGGTAAGGTGGCCTGTAAAAGAAGCAATAGTCGTAACAAAAGACGCTAAGACAAAACAAAACATCTTAAAAGCAGATGAAGTGATAAAATCACAAACCAATGTTAAAAATATAACCATTGTTTCAGACCTTGAGACAATAAAAAAGGTGGTGAAGTCTGATTTCAAAACACTTGGACCTGATTTTGGCGAGATTTCAGCAAAGATAATTGCAAAGCTTACAATGGAAAGTCCAGACACTGTAATAAATCACATGGATAAAGATGGAATCCACAAGATGAATATAGATGGAAAGACAATTGAACTTCAAAAGCACCACATAATAATCCAAAGAATATCCCCTGAAAATCTCCAGGAGAGTTCTTTTAGGCAAGGCTTCATTTACCTAAACAAAGAAATGGACGAAAACTTAGAAGCAGAAGGATTTAGCAGGGAGCTTATGAGAAGGGTGCAAGCTTTAAGAAAAAAATCAGGTTTTGAAAAAAAAGACAGCATCAACCTGGTTGTAAAGTCCGACGAAGAACTGGCAGAATACTTTAAATCTTGGGAAACCCAGATTAAGGATAAGTGCGGGGCAGAAAAAGTCAAGATTTCAGAAGACAATCCTGCAAGAAAGCTTGAATTTAGTTCTGCAGAAAAGGTAAAAGGAAAATCTTTTGAAATATTTATGGAAAAAAGGGGAAAGGAATAACTTCTCTTTCACTAGTGATGAATATATTCCCTTGTGAATATGTATATATATTTTCTCGTAATTATTACGCATATAAATTACAAGGGTGGCTAACTATGATAAATGAGGGTTCTCAAGGGAAAAAAAAGAGGGATAAATTAAGCTTCCATTTATATACGATAAATAGAGTCCAGGAAAGATTAGTCAAGACAGTTGTGGAGATTGCACATGAATACAGAAATCTCCATCAGGGATATTCTATCCAATCACTAAAAGAAAGACTTGAACAGCCTGAGCCAAGACTGGAAGAATCCCATGTAAAAAGTCCATTTGACGACCTTCTAGCAAAGATCGCACTTGAAAAATTCCAGCAAAATCTTGGAAAATGTATTGGTTACGAAGGAGGTGACATAGAAATTCCTCTGGGTTGGAGAGTAGAAAACGCATTGGTGGATAATAGGGTGACTCTTCCAAATATTGAAGCTATAGTCACTGGCCGGCCAAAAGACCAAATCCCTCAGGGTCTTGTCGAAACAAACAGACCTGGTGAAAAATATGAGGTAGCCACAGGAATTCATATAGGCCCAGTTGATGGAAATAAAAACCTCAGAGATAAAATTAAAGAGATGATCAGGGACATTGAAGAATTGGGGGCTGAAAATATTGACCCAAACAATTACTTAACTCAAGCTACAATTAACGCAGCATGGATAGATTTTCTTCATCCTGCAATGCCCTTTACAACAGTTACATATGACCTAAGCAGACCAGATGGAGGAATCATTAGCGCAAGAGAAGTAGAGGGAGAATATGAAACTTTTAGAGGAATTGGTCTGCAAAGGCTATCCAGAGATAAAACGCTGCAAAGATTCGACCTTATAGCAGAACCAACAATTTTCATAGCAGATTTCCAGCACCATTACAGAGACATGTTTGCAATAATCGAGAAATATGTAAGAGCATACGCCTCTAAAAAAGGAATCACTATCGATCCTGAAAGAGGTCCGCCCTCGTCATCATACTTCTTAAGACAATTACTAACAGGCGTCAAGTACATTCTGTATTATGATGCAAGAAGCCAACTTGACATCTCCACCAGTAATCCACCAAGAATTTACGATGATTTATTAAAAGAATTAGACGAACCTGCCTTGCAAAGTGGAAAAAGTGAGTATAGGTTCGCTCTGTTAAAATTATCAAACATAAACAGTATTGTACCTGGCTTGCTTGGAGCTGGTCTATCTGTAACCAGTGCTACAGGACAGCCCTGGGGAGAATTTGGTGAGGCATATGAAAATACTGATTTTAGAGACCCAAGTTGCAACCTTAACATTACTATTGCAGCAGGCCATCCAAAATATTTTGGAAAGGACAGCACATACCAGTTCAATATTTTGCACGCTACAAATCCCGCCTTAGAGCAATCAAGAGAAGAACTTTCAAACCTTCTTGGAAGACCCCAAGATTTTTCTTCCATAGCAAAGCCAACTGAAAGTTAAGGCACCATAATAATGGCATTTATCAATTCTGAGGCAATTTTAGGAATCCAAAGGGCTAAGGATAGTTTTAACCTTGGTCTAATGTCAATGCAAAGAGGAGACTTAACTTGTGCTAAGCAAAGTCTTGAGGAAGCATTACGCTATGCTCCAAGTGAATCAAAAATTCTACTAAATCTTGCAATAGTGCATGACAGGATTGGAGACAGAACCCAAGCATTGTATTATTACGACAGAGGATTTGCCAAAGGAGGTGGAGAATTGTACTGTAGCCTCAGATACGCAGAGCTTAAGTCCATCAATAGTCCAGAGGCTGCGCTTGATTACCTGGATGCAATAGTGGAAAGATATGGGGATAGGAGCCAATATCATAACCTAAGGGGAGAAATTCAACTTACAGTCGGAAGAGAAGCCGATGCCCAATCGAGTTTTCAGCATGCAAGCAGGTTGGACCCAAGCAATCCTTACAGCGTCTTTAATGAGGCATTGCTTTCAGATGCAAGAGAAGGATATCTGCAGGCTATTAAAAAATTTTGGGAGATTGCCAAAGACAATCCCAGCAATCCTATTGTGCACCATAATCTAGCAATTGCTCTTGAAAGAAGTGGAAGATACGCTAGTGCGATTGATGAATATGAAGCCACCATAAAAATAGATCCTGATAAGGAAGACCAACTTAGAAATAGGATAGAATGGCTTAGAAATAAATCAGACTATCTGGAATCAAGGTTTGAAGAACTAAGACATTGGATTCATAAGGTTTGTGAGGGAAAGAAAAGCGTCTATCTAGATGAACATCCTGAAGATACAATGATTGAGCTTCAA is a genomic window containing:
- the zupT gene encoding zinc transporter ZupT, which produces MAQQLVFAFGLTLFAGLATGIGSMMVFFTKKTNKKFLSLALGFSAGVMVYLSFMEILPKAVDSLSGRYGISAGSWLAVLFFFAGITVMLIIDRLIPSYENPHEIYTVEDMKKCDKSLHRMGLFVALAIAIHNFPEGIATFTIALKDISLGIPMAIAIAIHNIPEGIAISVPYYCGTGNRKKAFFYSFMTGLTEPLGALLAYIVLMRFLNGLVFGIVFAAVAGIMIYVSLDELLPSAQKYGEHHLSIYGLIIGMMVMALSLLLFIQ
- a CDS encoding isoleucine--tRNA ligase; translation: MAAKYDFKEIEPKIMKFWLDNSIYRKAKEKNKGKEKYYFLDGPPYTSGKVHIGTAWNKSLKDCFIRYKRMKGLDVWDRAGYDMHGLPTENATQKKLGLKTKEDISKFGISKFIEECKKLCIENMEMMNKDFEKLGCWMDFENAYQSIKKDFMQGEWWLIKKAHEKKRLYEGLRTMTWCPITESALAKHELEYKTVKDNSIFVKFKIKDKANEFLIIWTTTPWTIPFNLAIMVNPEVDYVRVRVEDEVWIVASVLANVFISGVVDKKFEILETIKGDALEGTEYVHPFYEELKDIYDDIKSRSKKAHTVLLSTEYVDTSGGSGLVHCAPGCGPEDYEIGHRNGIPPFNNISPKGVFPIEMKKFAGLTAKKDDDKFIKALEDAGSLIASTEVEHEYPHDWRYHEPVIFRTTKQWFFKVEDLKEKMVKANESIKWVPDAAFNAFDSWLKNLRDNSISKQRYWGTPLPVWRNVDDSDDYMVIGSAKELEELSGKKVEDLHISTVDAIEIKKDGKTYKRVEDILDVWVDAGTVSWNCLDYPLQEENFHELFPADFILEGKDQIRGWFNLLMVASMIALDKPSFKNVYMHGFVQDAQGRKMSKSLGNYILPEEVISEYGADTLRNYCIGGANPGVDLNYNFEDMKTRYKNLTVLWNVHNYLLDLCSNYNINPKNLTKVKDFAREERYIFSKLNSMIKGVTDSFENYRLNEVPDKIEKLYLELSRTYIQQIRDKASVGSKEDKELVAFTIYRVLLETIKMLATITPFAAEKMYLNLKKAFDLEQTSIHLNEFPKVSESLIDPDLEEEMDTAQNIIQSILAGREKIQRGVRWPVKEAIVVTKDAKTKQNILKADEVIKSQTNVKNITIVSDLETIKKVVKSDFKTLGPDFGEISAKIIAKLTMESPDTVINHMDKDGIHKMNIDGKTIELQKHHIIIQRISPENLQESSFRQGFIYLNKEMDENLEAEGFSRELMRRVQALRKKSGFEKKDSINLVVKSDEELAEYFKSWETQIKDKCGAEKVKISEDNPARKLEFSSAEKVKGKSFEIFMEKRGKE